In the Epinephelus fuscoguttatus linkage group LG10, E.fuscoguttatus.final_Chr_v1 genome, atgtatggaagcccatttgTGCCAGTGTGATTGGGGATAAAAAAAGATCTCGTGAGTCATgacaatgagaaactttcttgaGCTAATGAGTAAGTGTCTTTTTGTGACTTGAAGTTTATTGAATTTTGAATTTTTCAACAACACCGAACCACCTCAAAATgcaaagggaaaaaagagatgagaagaaaatgataaacaatgacaaaaacaataaactgaGGTAAATCAAAATAACAGTATTAACATGACATGTGAGTGAACTTGTCAGATTCCAACCACACGACTGTAAATGTCCACTCACAGTCCATAATAATAGTGCCCATATAAATATTTCCCTCAGCTGCGCCACAGCCACATCCAGTGAGATAGTATCGTAAAAATGATTTCTTAGTATATCAAAACAACGAGATTTCTCAAAACAAGTCAgtagtatttcaaaataatgtgaaactttctcaaaatatgcttatttatctaaaaaaaaaaaaagatttctcaAAGTTGTGATGTAGTATCTCAAATAAATGAGAAACTCTTGAAATATTGACTTccgtatttcaaaataatgacgtagtacctcaaaataatgCAAAACCTTTTCAAAATATGGACTTATCTGTCTCAAAATAGTGACTTACTTATTTCAAAAACATgagcagggctcaacaataaggattgcccgattgcccggggcaagtaaaactcaaggtcgggcatgtaaactaacaactcacttgcccgatcgggcaagttgctaaaaatagtaaaagttaataactaattgataaaataaatgtattttaaaccaTGCTCCTACGGCTTTGATGCAGCGGtgtctctgcctgaagtcacaggcacagctgtgtaacaatgtcctgcccacagcccccattgatattattttgcgtgacgaacgcttcatataataacataacaatatactatttatggtgttatgtcatcatgtcatttctgtctctacatggtcacgcgttaacaattctcctctcccaattctcctcctcctgtatcgtgcacggcggagttccaccacacacacaggtgatcacgctagagcggctcgggccacattttcctgaccaaacctgaccccgagcccggtgcagtttgtcagctgacaaagttattgaaatggacagtgtgtaaataaccaacagattgctgttacgcacagacaaacagctgctcgcacagcagctcagcacggCACTCTtggtgctgagcttgtgttgcgttcaggcgttgtcacgtaaataacaacttccaacacttaaataggtcatagcacaaatcagcagcatgtcaagtgactttttactttattatattcaataaaattgtatgttcctaaatcttgagacacctcatatgtaagctagacagacatttcacctgctcattactgtgcacatatgtactgtatgtacttagtcctaaagagcccttctggtgccagtagatacacagaaacatcccagcaggctgtgctttgcaagcatacaaaaaagtttcacacctgtgaaaattatttttcatgcgtgtgcttcacctccgctgctacaactccatcctaggggaaacactgctgtgtgtgttttatgcaaCAGGTgcatgtggtagtctactggtagagtagagagagtaagtagcgttgaagtagagtagagcagggcagagagatagaagcaaaatatattaaacccagtattaatacagcagaactggagagaggggtgaaaaataaatagaggtgggcatgggtgcaaaattatagacggagcatgattgacaaatttttcactttaagccctgacactgtcatttttgtgtaggaattaagctacaatacatgacatatgttgttttaattaataaatacagtgtgaataaagattacataacataaaaataacagcagtctttgttatttgatagccgcttaaattaaacaatttttatagggcaagtaaaaactcattttgggcaagtagatctctgaccagcTTGCCCAAccaggcaagtgaaaaaaaaccttagcgttgaaccctgatGAGCTTTCTCAAAATGATGACGtactatctcaaaataatgtgaaatattCTCAAAATATGGACttaattatttcaaaataatgagatttcTCAGAagaatgagttagtatctcaaaataatgcaAGGCTTTCTCAAAATACTGACttctttatttcaaaataatgacttagtatctcaaaataatggaAAACCTTTTCAGAAATATGGACTTAcctatctcaaaataataagatTTCTCAAAATAGTaacttatttaaaaaatacgagatttctcaaaatgatgatgtagtatctcaaaataatgcaAAACCTTTTCAAAATATGGACTTACTTATTTCAAAATTATGAGATTTCTCAGGAGAACGAgtcagtatctcaaaataatgtgaaacttCAAAAtagactcttattttgaaaaaatgacttagtatctcaaaataatgcaAAACCTTTTCAAAATATGGACATATCTATCTCAAAATAGTGACTTACTTATATCTAAAAATATGAGAATCCTCAAAATGATGACTCTCAAAATGTGGATTTAATTATttcagtatctcaaaataacgCAAAACTTTGTGAAAATATTGAcacttatttcaaaataatgagatttcTCAAAAtcatgacttaatatctcacaTTAATGAGAAGCTCTCAGTATACTGCCCCctaatcttaaaataatgacttaatatcttgaaataatgacaAGATTTCACAATACAACAAGTCTGAATCTCAGTATAACaagaaactaaaataaaatatctcaaaataatgagaaacgataccaagtcattattttcaggAAGCTTCTCACTTTAATAACTTATCACACTGGTGGGAATGGGTTTCCACAGTAACAGGtgaatttgttttatattttgttgcaCAGTTGTTTTGCAGAGTAGATCATCAGGATGCAGGATGCCCCGAGGCGAAATCAaagtctctctttcttcttcttaataTGTGAAAAACGTGGTTATTGAAACTTCAGAGAGGTAGTGAAGTGAATTACGTAGATTAAAACCTGTATTAATAATTAAGTAGCCTGTTCCTTTACTTGAGTTATGTAGGTGTATGTAGGTTGATTTAAAGGCGATTAAAGCTACAAAACGTTGTGGTTGTGGTTCAGCAGGCAGTTGTTTGTGGGTGTGACTTCTTTGTGCTGTGGCCCCTTTTTCCCATAAGACTAACTGCTCACAGAACCACCTGTTCTCCCACACATGTTCTCTGAATGTGGAGTAAACAGCAATCTTATGTTTTGGGTTTGTGAGTGTCTGTTGAGTGTGGCTGTCTGCCAGCTTCACATATGATGTCAAGAATCCACGTTTGCAGCCTTTAAATAGAGATCTAAGAAAACATTGAGTTATGCTTTCAGGACACAGCGACATGCATGAACTTAATGTAAAGTATAAATGAAAGTTTAGGTGTTGGTGTAATTCGTACAGACAGCCACTTAAGTtccaaaaacagcaggatgtggTGAGTAAGATAACGGAGGCCAGTGTTTTTTCACACTACTTGTTTTGTTCGTCTTGTTCGGCAAGTCGTCGGTGTGCGGCAAGATCATGGAGCTGCTGGGCCAGAACGAGATCGACCACCACCAGCGGCAAGTGGCCATCCTCAGCCAAGACAGCTTCTACAGGGTCCTCACCCCAGAGCAGAAGGCCAAGGCACTCAAGGGCCAGTTCAACTTTGACCACCCAGGTATGTCAGTATCACTGACTTCATCACATGCCTCGCTGTGTTAATGTATCATCTGGCAGCAGGGTAACCAAGGACAGACGTCCTCTGGCCTGAAACAGCTGTGTGTCTCCTGCTGGGAAACATTTGCCTTGTTTATTCAGAGGCGATTCCAGCAGTTAATCTGTATGTGACTCAGGATCATAATGTGAGGTTTGCCTGCTGATGATAATTTATCCTGCTGTAGAGAAATCATTTTAACTGCTTTGTGCTTTTTCCTTCTGTACAGATGCTTTCGACAACGATCTCATAATCGCGACTCTGTGGGACATCAAGGAGGGAAAAACCGTCCACATCCCTGTTTatgactttgtttcccattccaGGTGAATGAATCTCATCAGATAGGCTGCACAGAGACAACTTAAGAGGAGCATTTGCATGTTTGAGCCCAggcactataaaaaaaaatgttggcatagtacgtctctgcaaaccatgTGTACATTAcgtttgtacattattatgttgtGGCTGGTTATAGGCACAacaaccacttggttatggtaagGAAAAGACTTTAAAAGACTGCCTTAAAAGACTtttgaaacacagcaatgagaCCTTAAAAAAGCACCTGTGTGGGGTCTAAAAGCCACAGGAAAAAACGGTGATGgttccctaaaaaacacccatgtttggtgctgaaaagctgctggaaacacagtgatgtgtcccgaaaaaacatctgtttgggGCCTAAAAGCCACAGGAAAAAATAGCGATGAGTCCCTAAagaaacacccacgtttggtgccttaaatgctgctggaaacacagtgatgggtccATAAAAGACATcaatgtttggtgcctaaacagCCACAGCAAAATAGAGATGGTtccctaaaaacacccacatttggtgctgtaAAAGCCACAGTAAAAATGGCAATGGTGGCCCAAACAACAACCACGTTTGGTGctttaaatgctgctggaaacacagtgatgggtccCTAAAATACCCCACTGTTTAGTGttttaaaagctgcaggaaaaccGGCAATAgttccctaaaaaacacccatgtttggtacctaaaaagctgcagtaaaaatggcaatggttcccttaaaaacacccacgtttggggcCTTTAAAAGCCTTTTAAAACACAATGATGAGTCCTTAAAAAACACCTGTGTAGGGCCTaaaaaactgcagtaaaaatggCAATGGTTTCCTAAAACACACCCACgcttggtgcctaaaaagccttttaaaacacagtgatgagtccttaaaaaaacacctgtgtggggcCTAAAAGCCACAGGAAAACAGTGATAgttccctaaaaaacacccacgtttggtgccttaaatgctgctggaaacacagcaatgactcaccgTCAACAGTGGTCTACAGTTTGCCTCGGTGTCCCACCATCCACtaccccctccacctcccgatgacaaagCCAGcgcatatactatgtcactttctAAACGTTAATAAGATATGTATAAAAAGTGTAAGTCTAATAttttcatggtttgcagaaacatacaaaggcaacattttcttctcaCAACTGGGCTGTAAGAGAGGTCTCTAATGCATCATAATGTGGCGgtaacattaactgtaaaagAGGATATAATGTCCACTGTGGTggattaattaataattaattttacTTAAATCGATTTTCATAGCATAATGATAAAATGAATGGGAACCAATAGGTGCCTTAGAGGCAGAGAATGCATTTGAAGGTCTGAAACATCACAGTAAACTATGGAAAAGTAAACAGACTAAAACATGCAAAAGTACGGCTATGGTCCCTTTAATctctagttttactgttttccCTGTGTTGCACTGGAACAATGAATAATTAACTGAAAGATGAAGGCAAATGTTACAGAGGCACACTAAGTATTTTTATATTGAATGTCTCCTGTATGACAGGAAGGAAGAGACAGTGACGGTGTACCCTGCTGACGTGGTGCTGTTCGAGGGCATCCTGATGTTTTACTCTCAGGAGATCAGGGACCTTTTTCAGATGAAGCTGTTTGTGGACACTGACGCAGACACACGTCTGTCTCGAAGAGGTGAGATGTACGAGCATGACCAGACAGATCCCTTCAGTTTCTACACACAAGAGGAAAGACATTAATTAAAGATAGCTGAGCTTTTCCCTGGTCTCATTTTCCCCCAGTGCTGCGGGATATAAGTGACCGTGGACGGGACCTGGAAAGCGTTCTAGCACAGTACATCATGTTTGTCAAGCCTGCGTTTGAGGAGTTCTGCCTGCCAGTAAGTGTTATTCCACATGTATTCAAATTACTTGCGTGGTTGTGTCCCTGAGCATCGACTCACAGTCAAACATTTGTCCTCTCTGTTGACGCTGTTTAGACGAAGAAATATGCTGATGTGATCATACCGAGAGGAGTTGACAATCTCGGTGAGTATTAGTGCTTTCGGAGCTCGGAGACGATAGAGAAGAACTTGGAACCAAATATTTTGAGACATTAGCCTCAACAGTGTTATCATAAAGGACACAGCTGTGTTGATTGTTGGCCTCTGAGCTGGGAATTGTGCTCTCAAAAGTAGGGAAGCCAAAAGCCTCTGCTGCTGAATACAAAACAGCTTTGTCTGTTGATTTGAGAGAAGAactttaaaacatccaaaacacactgcACAAAAGAAAACTGTACAGTCGATAGTCGGTCTAAATATCTTCAATCAGCACACCTGCCCTGACCTGGCCTCCATTGTGCTTCCCACATATGACCTTTACATTGAAGTCACAGACTAGTTTTGCAGCAATTTAGTCATAAAACAACTCAGTGGAGAAATTGAAATTTTGACTCGATGTTCGTGctagagaaaaaggaaaaggatCATCAACAACATTAGAATTAAGCTTCTGGGGACCATgactgtctgtacaaaatttcatgtcaAGGATGGCACCTTCTGGTTCcatcaaaaacagcacaaaagaCACGCACATCCCACTCATCCAATGGAGTGAGTGCTGGACCAAAGAAACGTCTGGCAAAGTATGAAACAAATAAGTCTGAACGCCAAGCAGCTCCTGTTTAGAAGGCTTTTAATGCAAAGTTTTTAGGTACATATGGGTACACATAACAGGTGTGGCATGTCACATGACTGGCTCAGACAGCACTATGGGTATTTAAGATGGCgacctgtctttttttttttaaaactcttgAGGAAGAGCTGTGGGCTCGAAATGTCACTCTGCCTTTAAATCCTTCTAAACGGGAGCTGCTTGGCATGCGGACTTAATTGTTCTTCACCCTCTGGTTTCTCTCCACATGTTAACACTAGCcgcttttacactgcctgtccAAGGCAGGAATGTCATGCTGTTATTCTACTCGCCATTCTTAATAAAAAGGTACAGTttcaatcatttactgtccctgttgtATTTTATGGTGGCTGACctcatcctctgctcggagggtagaGGTAGAGAATGGGCGGGCAGGGTTGTCTCGCCATTAAGCTGGCAGCAAAGGTAGTTACAGGGCCAAATCAACGTCTGTTTAAAAGGGGTGGCTGGTAGGAGGGGACCGCAGACAGGACGGATGTGAAGCTTTGATGGCGTGTTATGTGTGCGTCGCACTGCCGGGAGATTTAAAGAGCAGCTAATagtagttagcagctaacttgaagaagaacagcagctgaaaatgcccGCTAATGGAGGAGACATTGAGGTCCGGGaactccttaccctctgagcagaggacgaggtCAGCCACCATGTAACActgacagtaaatgattgtcattggcttctcattcagaatgaaataaataatgaacttgaggaatgagtgtatacatgcacacaaaattctttcattcggaatgacaaatggaataaaccaccccctttaatcagatttaattttcacttggaatgaccatttacatgaccacttttaattggaatggcctttcattccaaatgaaagtCGAATTAAACtctccatgtaaacgtactgactgtcgtggtatgccattgttattgtttgttatatgtcacaccAGAGGCAGATGCTGTGTGTTACACATCACCTTTATTTGCTTCTGCTATCTAAAATcagtttggttctgtgtaaaaaaacgTAAAGTTGGAGTAAAAACAGGACGTCATTGTAGCCTTATAGGCAGATATTCACCATGTTAGCatcgttagctcctagctgctgCTTTAGCCACCTCCATGTGTGAGAACCGTGTGCAAGTGCGGTCAAAGGACAGTGTTTGTCCGTTGCTTGTTttgtacattcattcattttccgtaactgctcaTCCTGGGTCACAGGGgagacattgggtgagaggcagggttcaccctggacaggtcaccagactatcacagagctgacacatagagacagacaaccattcacactcacattcacacctacggacaatttagagtcaccaattaacctgcatgtctttggactgtgggaggaagctggagtacctggaggaaacccacgctgacacggagagaacatTCAGTCtctacacagaagggctcccccaccctgggttcgatccaggaatcctcttgctgtgaggggacaatgctaaccactgcaccactgtgtaCAGCAAAacgaaaatacaaaatatttcatTGGACTTACAGGTTAGAAATGTTTTGCAGTGGATGAAACAGTAGTGAGTTTATTTAAATATCACTGTTTAGAAATACATCAGAGACACTAACAGGGGCTAAACCTGACCAcgctctctctttgtctttccatACAGTTGCCATCAATCTCATAGTTCAGCACATCCAGGACATCTTAAACGGCGGTTTGACCAAACGGCTGAACGGGTGGTTTAACGGCTGCGCAACTGCAAAGAAGCAGCCAAACATGGAGTCAAGCAGTCGGCCCCACTGAGCGCAGTACTCCCCGGAGACGAAAGACGGTTCACCTGTACGTGCCGAACGGGCTCTGCGCTGTGGCTAACAAAGCAAGAGTAAAGACAGGAAATCAAAAGGCCTCTTTTTGATATGATTCTGTTTGGACTGAAGGGGAACCATCCGTTTGTGGATCTGGTTTAAAGGTTGTGTTCAGTTATATTTTCCTCTGTAGCTTGTGTACTGTATGAGATggaagagggagaaaaacaaaggGGCTAACttgtaatttaatttcaaaCTGATGCTTGCCTTTACCACCGCACTGAAGCTAACTACAGAAGCAGTTATGGTGTCTAAAACACACTTGATAGCCTTTAACCATACAATAAACGCAGTGTAGCAACGCGCTGTTCAATGGCAGGGCCTTACCCAAACTCACTACCGTTAAAGGTGACTAATTCCCTTTATCAATGCAACTTCTTTTCTTTCCAGGCTCAGTGTAAAGCATTTTTTGACTTGTATGAATAGATTTTCAAAACGATGTACTAATGGATCAAGACTTTGGATGTTTGCGTCATGTCGCCCCGAGCTGCACTTGCTTTGTCTTGTCTAAACCTAAACTGAATCAGTCAAATTAAAACAACCGATTCCCACCTCAAACCATTAGATGTACGACATCACCAAAGATCACTTTCTGTAATGTCTTTGTGGACTAATTGTGTTAgaatttttatttcagtgtgacaCTGACGTTACTTTAACTAATTCATTCAGATGTTGCTAAGAGAAAGAACTGTTTATGTTGCTCTAGATTACCACAAAGTATTGATTTCCTTTGAGTCCCATGAACTTGAATCCTCAGATGTTTGCAGGTTTCATTTCAAAGACACGCTGATAACAGTGTTACTGAATGCATTGAgctgtaaaatgtcattaagtaCAAGAAACCCAATGTAAATGTGTTCTGTAAATGTTCTTCCCGTGTACATTTTTCTCATGATAAAGTTCTCAGGTACTCTTTATTTGCTTGACACATCTGTCACATCCAGGTCcttgtatttgatttaaatatatacgtttgttttttaagacattttctgtttctgtttgacTCAAAGATCTGCATATTGAGAGAATAATGCCATGTGCTTGGTGCCATATTGAAGAAAAGGTTCAAGGTTCATTCATTATTCCAAGTCCAAGGTGGTTAGCTCCACTGCTAACCTGTAGCCACACCTGATAAACAGCCTAAATTTGCATGTGTCCTTCATTAGCAGTGAAAGCAGTTACAAACTCAGtgtatagctcctttaagttaTCGTATTGTGTTgataatggattttttttttttaattaatttttttttgttctgactCTGAATTACAAGTTAAAGGCTGCTTCAGCGTTTTTTTCTCACTGCGGTTGAAGTAATATAAAGTGAATGCAGCCTATGATGAGTCAAAATGTCCGCTATGGGAAAAGCTTATCTCATATTCCTTATGTAAAtccatttatttaaatggattatttattttttgcaatttttgtgaaaataaaaatacataaatgtttaattttattcctgGCAGTGTAGCAAAGCAACATTTAGACCTTTATGTTGAGAAAAAGCAATTAcagaaaatcaaatgtaaatTATATGtgaaaatctaaatattaagaAAAAGACCTTGAGAGATCTTTTAATGGAATTTAAATCAGTTATACATATATTGATGAATATGTCTGCCTATGAAATAAATATGGCAAGGAAATAaatcctgaaataaataaacgaggcaataaatacataaatgtgtttttattaaataaaaattcaaagACCACTTTTGCTTATTTCAGGGGACTTTTGTCATAATTCCATAAAAGCACTCCTTTATCTTTATTAAATATGTTAATTCACTCAACTATGTTAATTTATTTCATaggcatatttatttatttatttatttatttactataGATTTAAATGGCATTCCATACCGCTTTGCTGTGTGGTCAACATTTTCTGAGGGGGTTAAGGGGATCGCTGGGGGAACTTGCGCTCATGACCTCAGTCCTGTGTCCCAAATCCACACCGATTCTAAGCAGGTTTTTTGCAGCGTGTTCACACTGGGACACAATCAGGGTGAGGCAGcggtgtgtgtatatgttgaTGGTCATTATTAGGGCTGGGTAAAAATAATCGATTCATACGATTCAAATCAATTTTCATTTGAATGACCCGATATCGATTCATAAAATGCGAGACTGATCTTTAAATACAGGATTTTGCTCAATGATGTGTGAAACTTTAACCCTGTTAGTCTCGCTGGTAGCAAATGGGCCCCAGCACTAATTTATTAAAGACTGTAGTATTGAGAAACTCTGACGTTTTATGTTTTGGAGTCATTATATTACGATGCTGCAGCAGCCTTTACTCAGTATGATGACGTCaggaataaaatgtattttattgacattttagatttgtttccagtgagatattcaGGTTATATTGTGACTTTTTAGTTATGAAATATTCAGCGTTTATTCGGTTCTGAATTTATTTAGTAATTCCTTGTAATATtccaatcaattttatttataaagtccaatatcacaaatcacaatttgccttacagggctttacagcatacgacctccctctgtcctcaggaagagcaactgaggagggatccctcctccaggatggacagacgtacaacagatgtcatacagaacagatcaacatgataaattaacagtaatccgtatgacacaagagacagagagagagatgcaggacagacggtattAGTATTAGTTCTCTGAGAGTCTTTCACATTCAAGCAAAAGTTGGTATTCAACTGAAATATCCCCTATCGAACCGATATCGAAACGAATCTAATCGGGAGATActtgatgtgtttctgtgtgaagTTTATTGGCAGTGACAGATTAAACCTGCACTTTTACAGGGCGatatcacttcctgtttcctgtcagtaTAACACAGTACACTGATTTCTTGTAACTGGAAAAACTAAGTGTACCTAATATAGTTTGTATGTGGAACTGGGTCACAACATGTCTGTTAGGGCAGTTCACCATTTTAAGTCCACCAGTCATTGTGCATGTAGAACAATTAGTCCGTTAATTGATTAGCTGATCGATGCTGATCTGATTTCATGTTTCTTAATTGTGATCATTTAGAAGAACAGATTCTTTTCTCTGAataattttggatttttggactgATAGACAAACACACCATTAGCAGacgtcactttgggctctgggaagTTAAAcatttcactattttctgatattttattgacaaaatgatTGATCAATAAAATAACTGTTGCAGCCTTACACTCATGTGTATTACATATTTTATCACAAAGTGCTCATTATGCAACACATACTGGTATAAAAGGTATAAATGAAGAGCTGTGTGTGCCCTGTGAGTCCATATTCAGCGTAACTGAGGAGCCTCTGCTGACAGGGAGCAGACTCAGTCTCTGTCcaaacacaaactgctgctcGCCATCCTTCCAGACGATGTGCGGAGAGGCTTCATTCACATCCCGACACTGCAGCGTGTCCTCTACATGAGCACCTCCTCCATGTCACTCCCTGACTGTGGAGTTCTGTCCAAAGAGGCCACGGTACAGTTCACTGCGCGCCTCGTCGCTCACCGAGCTGTGGTCGATAGGAGCCATGAAGTTCACCAGCTTGCTGTGGATGTGGAATCTGACCTTGCGCCCTTTGCTGGCTTTGGTGTCCACCTTCTTCTTGATCTTGCTGCGCAGCTTCTGGATGGCCAGCCACTGCCTGCCCATGGCCACCTGGTCATTGGGGTCCGCCGCGCTCGTCCTGCGTTCGATCAGCTCTCTGAGCAGCTGGTGGTAGAAATCAT is a window encoding:
- the uck2a gene encoding uridine-cytidine kinase 2-A: MAGDSETKPGDQAENETVNRQPFLIGVAGGTASGKSSVCGKIMELLGQNEIDHHQRQVAILSQDSFYRVLTPEQKAKALKGQFNFDHPDAFDNDLIIATLWDIKEGKTVHIPVYDFVSHSRKEETVTVYPADVVLFEGILMFYSQEIRDLFQMKLFVDTDADTRLSRRVLRDISDRGRDLESVLAQYIMFVKPAFEEFCLPTKKYADVIIPRGVDNLVAINLIVQHIQDILNGGLTKRLNGWFNGCATAKKQPNMESSSRPH